A single window of Granulicella mallensis MP5ACTX8 DNA harbors:
- the allE gene encoding (S)-ureidoglycine aminohydrolase yields MHNLGHTRSSNRRDHLLLTPDTFIRTPLPSLTGGLAIVHVAPQVGAAFTQMTVEFEPKGTLTQGTTQRLIYVIEGELTLDEPGKAEPHTLVSGGYAYFPTDYPHTLTAVTKARVAVIDKPFLPLDPADQEALEVPYPWFLIGREPEIPATALNGDEDLHVRALLPDSITFDFACNTMTYAPGAALSQVEVHYMEHGLLMLEGGGIYRLGDSWYPTSAGDFIWMAPYCPQWFGAIGKKPAKYLIYKDFNRHTLA; encoded by the coding sequence ATGCACAACCTTGGACACACTCGCAGTTCCAATCGCCGCGATCATCTGCTGCTCACGCCAGACACCTTCATCCGCACGCCGCTTCCTAGCCTCACAGGAGGCCTTGCCATCGTGCACGTCGCACCGCAGGTGGGAGCGGCGTTTACGCAGATGACCGTCGAGTTCGAGCCCAAGGGCACGCTGACGCAGGGGACGACGCAACGGTTGATCTACGTGATCGAGGGAGAGCTCACGCTCGACGAGCCCGGCAAAGCCGAGCCCCACACGCTTGTATCCGGCGGCTATGCGTACTTTCCGACCGACTATCCGCACACGCTGACGGCTGTCACCAAGGCTCGCGTCGCGGTCATCGACAAGCCCTTTCTCCCGCTCGACCCAGCCGACCAGGAAGCGCTTGAAGTTCCTTATCCGTGGTTCCTGATCGGCCGCGAGCCGGAGATTCCCGCGACCGCGCTCAATGGCGATGAAGACCTCCATGTGCGCGCGCTGCTGCCTGATTCCATCACGTTCGACTTCGCCTGCAACACCATGACGTACGCTCCCGGAGCCGCGCTCAGCCAGGTCGAAGTTCACTACATGGAACATGGCCTGCTGATGCTCGAAGGCGGTGGAATCTATCGGCTCGGCGATAGCTGGTATCCGACGTCTGCGGGCGACTTCATCTGGATGGCACCGTATTGTCCGCAGTGGTTTGGAGCCATCGGCAAGAAGCCTGCGAAATATCTGATCTATAAGGATTTCAATCGGCACACCCTCGCGTAG
- a CDS encoding nucleoside deaminase gives MQGNPEFMQQAIQLATDNVVSGRGGPFGAVVVKDGKVIATGANQVTATNDPTAHAEVTAIRNACTALGHFQLDGCDVYSSCEPCPMCLAALYWSRCRAIYYGNSAADAAKVGFDDSRLYEEVKKPLSERTIPIVCMLPEQAWESFVVWEKSPFKVDY, from the coding sequence ATGCAGGGAAATCCTGAGTTCATGCAGCAGGCTATTCAGCTTGCGACCGATAACGTTGTCAGCGGCCGCGGCGGCCCGTTTGGAGCCGTCGTCGTCAAAGACGGCAAGGTGATCGCCACGGGCGCCAATCAGGTGACGGCGACGAACGATCCAACCGCGCACGCCGAGGTCACTGCGATCCGCAATGCCTGCACGGCGCTGGGGCACTTTCAGTTGGACGGCTGCGACGTCTACTCAAGCTGCGAGCCCTGTCCGATGTGCCTGGCCGCGCTCTACTGGTCGCGCTGCCGTGCCATCTACTACGGCAACTCCGCGGCGGATGCAGCAAAGGTCGGGTTCGACGACTCTCGCCTCTACGAAGAAGTGAAGAAGCCGCTGAGCGAGCGCACGATTCCTATTGTTTGCATGCTGCCCGAGCAGGCCTGGGAGAGCTTCGTCGTGTGGGAGAAGAGCCCGTTCAAAGTGGATTATTGA
- the uraH gene encoding hydroxyisourate hydrolase, whose protein sequence is MGLSTHILDTSIGCPAANISLALSKFDDGTWREIGRDQTDADGRCKTLLGEVPLEAATYKINFATAEYYSAQKLTGLYPWIEITFAVADPAQHYHIPLLLTANGYTTYRGS, encoded by the coding sequence ATGGGACTTTCGACACACATTCTCGACACCTCTATCGGCTGCCCCGCGGCGAACATCTCGCTGGCGCTCTCGAAGTTCGATGACGGTACCTGGCGCGAGATCGGCCGCGACCAGACCGACGCCGATGGCCGCTGCAAGACGCTGCTCGGCGAAGTACCGCTCGAAGCCGCTACCTACAAGATCAACTTCGCGACCGCGGAGTACTACTCCGCGCAGAAACTCACAGGCTTGTATCCCTGGATCGAGATCACCTTCGCCGTCGCCGATCCGGCGCAGCACTATCACATCCCTCTGCTGCTGACTGCCAATGGCTACACCACCTATCGGGGAAGTTAA
- a CDS encoding M20 family metallo-hydrolase → MMTLTINIERLLHELDLLALITDCPPIQDRPLPGTTQAVTRIVFTPRDLEARAWLKELVLAAGFTVREDAVGNTFLRWEGTDAGLGAVGTGSHTDAIPYAGMYDGTVGVLGGLEAMRSLKEAGFVPKRAIETLMLTSEEPTRFGIGCIGSRLLGGVIDPEAADRMLDRLPETDASAPTGLTLADVRQAAGFHGSLAGVKLPIGHYHAWVELHIEQGPLLEREGIELGIVTNIAAPSSYRYTVEGFGGHAGALLMPDRRDALCAAAEMILSVERHARAANANSGGVDTVATIGMVGVYPGAVNSVPSRVTLILDLRDTDVARRDGVLSAFHADIAEIEQRRGVKVQEEIVNADAPAKSSEHIVETVETICKAEGVSYKKMVSRAYHDSSFIAVVAPTAMLFIPSRAGVSHKPDEYSTPESIAVGTRMLALALAKLANE, encoded by the coding sequence ATGATGACTCTGACCATCAATATCGAACGCCTCCTCCACGAACTCGACCTACTCGCACTCATCACGGATTGCCCGCCGATACAGGACAGACCGCTGCCCGGAACCACGCAGGCCGTAACGCGCATCGTGTTTACGCCGCGCGATCTTGAAGCGCGCGCGTGGCTCAAAGAGCTCGTTCTCGCCGCTGGATTTACGGTGCGCGAAGACGCCGTGGGCAATACCTTTCTGCGTTGGGAAGGGACGGATGCAGGTCTGGGCGCGGTCGGCACCGGATCGCACACCGATGCGATTCCGTACGCGGGCATGTACGACGGAACGGTTGGAGTCCTTGGGGGACTCGAGGCCATGCGGTCGTTGAAGGAAGCAGGCTTCGTCCCGAAGCGCGCGATTGAAACATTGATGCTCACCAGCGAGGAGCCGACGCGCTTCGGCATTGGCTGCATCGGCTCGCGGCTGCTCGGCGGTGTCATCGATCCCGAGGCCGCCGACAGGATGCTCGACCGCCTGCCTGAGACCGACGCCTCTGCGCCCACCGGCCTTACGCTTGCAGACGTGCGTCAGGCCGCAGGCTTTCACGGCTCGCTCGCCGGCGTGAAGCTGCCCATCGGGCACTATCACGCGTGGGTAGAGTTGCACATCGAACAGGGCCCGCTGCTGGAGCGCGAGGGGATCGAGCTCGGTATCGTCACCAACATCGCCGCACCGTCCAGTTATCGCTATACGGTCGAGGGCTTCGGAGGACACGCCGGAGCACTCTTGATGCCCGATCGCCGCGATGCCCTGTGCGCCGCAGCCGAGATGATTCTCTCCGTCGAGCGGCACGCACGCGCGGCCAACGCGAACTCCGGCGGCGTCGATACCGTTGCCACCATCGGAATGGTCGGTGTGTATCCGGGCGCGGTGAATTCAGTGCCCTCGCGTGTCACCCTGATTCTCGACCTTCGCGATACCGACGTCGCGCGGCGCGACGGTGTGCTGAGCGCCTTCCACGCGGACATCGCAGAGATCGAGCAACGCCGCGGAGTGAAGGTGCAGGAAGAGATCGTCAACGCCGACGCTCCCGCCAAGAGCAGCGAACACATCGTCGAGACGGTGGAAACGATCTGCAAGGCAGAAGGTGTGAGTTACAAAAAGATGGTCAGCCGCGCGTATCACGACTCGAGTTTCATCGCTGTGGTCGCACCCACCGCCATGCTCTTCATTCCCAGCCGCGCGGGCGTCTCGCACAAGCCGGACGAGTACTCGACACCGGAGTCCATTGCGGTAGGAACACGGATGCTGGCACTGGCACTGGCAAAGCTTGCTAACGAATAG
- the uraD gene encoding 2-oxo-4-hydroxy-4-carboxy-5-ureidoimidazoline decarboxylase, translated as MMSQQSPVNPTLETWNRLEQETATQVILPCNGSLAWAIGVVNRSPFDTPEELFAASNKVWLALPEKDWQQAFDSHPRIGEHKAKAATAQSLKWSAGEQSAANPDTATQEALASANREYEQKFGRIFIVCATGKSAAEMLSILQARLVNDPATELKEAVEQQRQITQIRLRKWLGIA; from the coding sequence ATGATGAGCCAGCAAAGTCCCGTCAATCCAACGCTGGAAACCTGGAACCGCCTCGAACAGGAGACGGCGACCCAGGTCATCCTTCCATGCAACGGTTCGCTCGCCTGGGCCATCGGCGTCGTGAACCGCTCCCCGTTCGACACGCCAGAGGAACTCTTTGCGGCCTCCAACAAAGTCTGGCTGGCGCTGCCTGAGAAAGACTGGCAGCAGGCCTTCGACTCGCACCCACGCATCGGTGAACACAAGGCCAAAGCCGCAACGGCACAGAGCCTGAAGTGGTCTGCAGGCGAACAGAGCGCTGCCAATCCCGACACGGCGACGCAGGAGGCGCTTGCCTCTGCCAATCGTGAGTACGAGCAAAAGTTCGGCCGCATCTTCATCGTCTGCGCCACGGGCAAGAGCGCGGCGGAGATGCTGTCCATCCTGCAGGCGCGGCTGGTAAACGATCCGGCGACGGAGCTGAAAGAAGCCGTCGAGCAACAACGGCAGATCACCCAGATCCGTCTCCGCAAGTGGTTGGGCATTGCATAG
- a CDS encoding allantoate amidohydrolase — protein sequence MTNQIVSTRAAKVIARCRELARISDAPGETTRLFLSPKTRDAHTLLTWWMRQGGLEARTDDAGNLRAVRRSAKADAPTLVLFSHIDTVPNAGAFDGPLGVLLGLAAIEELGATPLPFHLELIAFSEEEGVRFGFPFLSSLAVTGQLSAEQLARTDSAGISVEQALRDFGLDPDRIAQSCPLTPNTFAALEVHIEQGPVLESDNASLAVVETIVGQSRLNLTFEGQANHAGTTPMPLRHDALAAAAQWIVEVERYASDHTQLVATVGRIEALPGATNVIPGTTHLTLDVRHPKDESRHAAVAHLLTKAEAAGALRGVSVRAKLLAEQKAVPMDRALTVHLHQAAERTGHDAKPMFSGAGHDAMILAPHVPTTMLFVRSPGGLSHHPGESVREEDVEAALATVLNLLVHLKPHAKH from the coding sequence ATGACGAACCAGATTGTTTCAACCCGTGCTGCTAAAGTGATCGCCCGATGCCGCGAGCTGGCGCGTATCAGCGACGCTCCCGGCGAGACGACGCGCCTGTTTCTTTCGCCCAAGACCCGTGACGCGCATACGCTGCTGACCTGGTGGATGCGTCAGGGGGGACTCGAAGCCCGTACCGATGACGCCGGCAACCTGCGCGCGGTTCGCCGCTCCGCCAAGGCCGATGCGCCGACGCTGGTGCTCTTCTCGCACATCGATACCGTGCCCAACGCAGGGGCCTTTGACGGTCCTCTGGGCGTACTGCTGGGCCTGGCGGCGATAGAAGAGCTCGGAGCAACGCCGCTTCCCTTCCACCTCGAACTCATCGCCTTCTCGGAAGAAGAAGGGGTGCGCTTCGGCTTTCCGTTCCTCTCCTCACTGGCAGTCACCGGCCAGCTCAGCGCGGAACAGCTCGCGCGTACCGACAGCGCAGGCATCTCTGTGGAGCAGGCCCTGCGTGACTTCGGCCTTGATCCCGACCGCATCGCGCAGAGCTGCCCTCTCACACCCAATACCTTTGCCGCACTCGAGGTCCACATTGAGCAGGGCCCTGTGCTCGAAAGTGATAACGCCTCGCTGGCCGTCGTCGAAACGATCGTCGGACAGTCGCGGCTAAATCTTACCTTTGAAGGCCAGGCAAACCACGCGGGCACGACGCCTATGCCGCTACGTCACGACGCGCTGGCAGCAGCAGCGCAGTGGATCGTCGAAGTCGAACGCTATGCCTCCGACCACACACAGCTCGTCGCCACGGTTGGGCGTATCGAAGCCCTGCCCGGAGCGACGAATGTCATCCCCGGCACGACACACCTCACACTCGATGTACGCCATCCGAAGGACGAATCGCGACACGCGGCGGTCGCCCATCTGCTCACGAAGGCCGAGGCCGCCGGAGCCCTGCGCGGGGTCAGCGTTCGTGCGAAGCTGCTGGCGGAGCAAAAGGCTGTGCCGATGGATCGCGCGCTCACCGTGCATCTGCACCAGGCCGCCGAACGTACCGGGCATGACGCCAAGCCGATGTTCTCCGGCGCCGGACACGACGCGATGATCCTCGCCCCGCACGTGCCCACGACAATGCTCTTCGTGCGTTCCCCCGGCGGACTCAGCCATCATCCGGGCGAGAGCGTCCGCGAAGAAGATGTCGAGGCTGCACTGGCTACTGTGCTTAATTTGCTGGTGCATCTGAAGCCGCACGCGAAACATTAA
- the pucL gene encoding factor-independent urate hydroxylase, whose product MPVKLVSNRYGKSRVRLMRVTRHEQHHDLDEWTVQVLLTGDFDTAHTLGDNAKILPTDTMKNTVYHVARESKATSMEDYAKELIDFLLGRNPQAESVEVVVESTLWKRLTVDGQPYPTAFMRGSDERQTTTVSRQQGQAFAITSGLERLTVLKTAQSGFMGFIKDSLTTLPETSDRLFGTAVKAEWPYTKAAIEAGIDFNKVRSHLRDILITTFAKHDSLSVQQTLYAMAEGALHHTDIIDEVYMLMPNKHNLLVDLGRFGQENPNHIFVPTDEPHGTIEATVRRV is encoded by the coding sequence ATGCCTGTAAAACTTGTCTCCAATCGTTATGGCAAATCGCGCGTGCGGCTGATGCGTGTGACCAGGCATGAGCAGCATCACGATCTCGACGAGTGGACGGTGCAGGTCCTGCTCACCGGCGACTTCGACACTGCGCACACTCTCGGCGACAACGCGAAGATTCTTCCGACCGACACGATGAAGAACACGGTCTATCACGTCGCGCGCGAGTCGAAGGCCACCAGCATGGAGGACTACGCCAAGGAACTCATCGACTTCCTGCTGGGACGCAACCCGCAGGCCGAGAGCGTCGAGGTCGTCGTCGAGTCGACGCTGTGGAAGCGGCTTACCGTCGATGGCCAACCTTATCCGACGGCTTTCATGCGCGGATCGGACGAGCGGCAGACCACAACGGTTTCGCGGCAACAAGGCCAGGCCTTCGCGATTACCAGCGGGCTCGAGCGGCTCACGGTGCTCAAGACCGCGCAATCCGGCTTTATGGGCTTCATCAAAGACTCGCTGACGACCCTGCCCGAGACCAGCGACCGGCTGTTCGGCACAGCCGTCAAAGCCGAATGGCCTTACACGAAAGCTGCTATTGAAGCCGGCATCGACTTCAACAAGGTTCGCAGCCATCTGCGGGACATCCTCATCACGACCTTCGCGAAGCACGATTCGCTGTCGGTGCAGCAGACACTCTATGCCATGGCCGAGGGCGCGCTGCATCACACCGACATCATCGACGAGGTTTACATGCTGATGCCGAACAAGCACAACCTGCTGGTCGACCTGGGCCGCTTTGGGCAGGAGAATCCAAATCACATCTTCGTTCCAACCGATGAGCCACACGGCACCATCGAAGCAACCGTACGGCGTGTCTGA
- a CDS encoding M1 family metallopeptidase: MNPSRAAFLLASALTFTSVGLAQSPASYDPLKTFAPLTLPDPVNSYRSSNGAPGPQYWQNRADYELHATIDTANKVLTGTEVITYTNNSPDTLTSLWLNLEQNTYRQNSRAAAFASSGRHARKTTEFTAGYTLDSVEVQPLGKAAKAQTVVSDTRLQIQLPEALALPHGAKLRVLIHYSYPIPGLFGGRTSWGMAKQGEIYDLAQWYPRLCVYDDLHGWDTQPYLDNEFYLEYGNFDYFVTVPANMIVAGSGELVNATEVLSKPELARIAEARKSDKTVMIRTAEDAAAAVAAKPSGTKTWHFAMENTRDVSFSASATFLWDAARMNIAAGAGHPAHAALAQSVYPVESAGDAAWGRSTEYLKDSVEHFSARWYPYPYPNAINVAGFSSGMEYPAILFDGIDDKGKELFWITAHEIGHTWFPMIMGFNERRNAWMDEGFNTFIDTFESDEFEGGIDGPKRDSEYAPGGGAPADEIVKVLANPAAPIILTRADAIQEKYRHSVTYFKSAFGLTLLREDILGPERFDFAFRRFIRDWAFKHPSPSDFFRAMESEGGEDLSYFWRGWYFNNWQLDLAVTDAQYVDGDPAKGLRVTVANQGQLLLPATLRVEREGGQPIEVKIPVETWMQNTTHTFLVDTTTRVTAVTLDPEHKIPDSDRSNNTFTVPR; this comes from the coding sequence GTGAACCCTTCGCGTGCAGCCTTCCTTCTTGCCTCTGCCCTGACCTTCACTTCGGTAGGTCTCGCCCAAAGCCCTGCGTCTTACGATCCGCTGAAGACCTTCGCGCCGCTCACACTGCCCGATCCCGTGAACTCGTATCGTTCGTCGAACGGCGCGCCCGGACCGCAGTACTGGCAGAATCGCGCGGACTATGAACTGCACGCCACCATCGACACCGCGAACAAGGTCCTGACCGGCACCGAGGTCATCACCTATACCAACAACTCGCCGGACACCCTGACCTCGCTCTGGCTCAATCTTGAGCAGAATACCTATCGCCAGAACTCGCGCGCAGCAGCCTTCGCCAGCAGCGGACGGCACGCGCGCAAGACGACGGAGTTCACTGCGGGATATACCCTGGATTCGGTTGAAGTGCAGCCCCTCGGCAAAGCTGCGAAGGCGCAGACCGTCGTCAGCGATACGCGCCTGCAGATCCAGTTGCCCGAAGCATTGGCGCTGCCGCATGGCGCAAAGCTTCGCGTCCTGATCCACTATAGCTACCCCATCCCCGGGCTCTTCGGCGGACGCACCTCGTGGGGCATGGCGAAGCAGGGCGAGATCTACGACCTCGCGCAGTGGTATCCGCGCCTGTGCGTCTACGATGATCTGCATGGCTGGGACACGCAGCCGTATCTCGACAACGAGTTCTACCTGGAATATGGCAACTTCGATTACTTCGTTACCGTGCCCGCCAACATGATCGTTGCGGGCTCCGGCGAACTGGTCAATGCCACCGAGGTTCTTTCCAAGCCTGAGTTGGCGAGAATCGCAGAGGCTCGCAAGAGCGATAAGACGGTGATGATTCGCACCGCGGAGGACGCGGCGGCAGCCGTTGCTGCTAAACCCAGCGGGACGAAGACGTGGCACTTCGCAATGGAGAACACCCGCGATGTCTCTTTCTCCGCGTCAGCTACTTTTCTTTGGGACGCGGCGCGGATGAACATCGCTGCCGGTGCCGGTCACCCCGCACATGCGGCTCTGGCCCAGAGCGTCTATCCCGTGGAGAGCGCGGGCGATGCGGCGTGGGGTCGTTCCACCGAGTACCTGAAGGATTCCGTGGAGCACTTCTCCGCGCGCTGGTACCCATACCCCTATCCCAATGCAATCAATGTAGCCGGTTTCTCCTCCGGCATGGAGTATCCGGCGATTCTCTTTGACGGCATCGACGACAAGGGCAAAGAGCTCTTCTGGATCACCGCGCATGAGATCGGCCACACCTGGTTTCCGATGATCATGGGCTTCAACGAGCGCCGCAACGCCTGGATGGACGAGGGCTTCAACACCTTCATCGACACCTTCGAGTCGGATGAGTTCGAAGGCGGCATTGACGGGCCGAAGCGCGACTCCGAATATGCTCCCGGTGGCGGAGCACCCGCTGACGAGATCGTGAAGGTGCTCGCCAATCCCGCAGCGCCCATCATCCTGACACGCGCCGACGCCATCCAGGAGAAGTATCGCCATTCGGTCACGTACTTCAAATCGGCCTTCGGCCTCACCCTGCTGCGCGAGGATATCCTGGGGCCGGAGCGGTTCGACTTCGCATTCCGCAGATTCATCCGCGACTGGGCGTTCAAGCATCCCTCACCCTCTGACTTCTTCCGTGCGATGGAGTCCGAAGGCGGCGAGGACCTCAGCTACTTCTGGCGGGGCTGGTACTTCAATAACTGGCAGCTCGATCTGGCGGTTACAGACGCACAGTATGTCGATGGCGATCCCGCCAAAGGACTGCGCGTGACGGTCGCCAATCAAGGTCAGTTGCTGCTTCCCGCAACGTTGCGGGTCGAACGCGAGGGCGGCCAGCCCATCGAGGTGAAGATTCCGGTTGAGACCTGGATGCAGAACACGACGCATACCTTCCTCGTCGACACGACCACGCGCGTTACCGCTGTGACTCTCGATCCGGAGCATAAGATCCCTGACAGCGACCGCAGCAACAACACGTTTACGGTGCCCCGGTAA
- the allB gene encoding allantoinase AllB, which translates to MVHALRSRRVITPQSLRDAAVVIDGDCIAAIKPASELASDIPVEDLGDLALLPGLVDTHVHINEPGRTEWEGFATATRAAAAGGFTTIVDMPLNCLPETTDVGALETKREAAHGQCLVDYALWGGAVDGNQHELEPLALAGVPGFKSFLIYPGCDGFTAIDRANLELALPLIVRTGLPLLVHAELEPSINAAVAHLNASGADWHRYATYLASRPDEAELEAIEMLLKLCRTYRFRLHIVHLSTAKALPMLAVARREGLPVTVETCPHYLHCAAEEIADGATLFKCAPPIRSAANREALWQALREGTIDLIATDHSPCPPAMKRLEATQLGEETGRFDEAWGGIASLSIALPLLWTQCERRSLSLRQLTEWTSAAPARLAGLSTEVGSIEPGKHANLVAFDTAASFTVVPELLHYRHAISPYMGETLRGVVRSTWLRGERVFQRNDSGPSEFPATARGREYALSCSLT; encoded by the coding sequence ATGGTACACGCTCTCCGTTCGCGACGCGTCATCACCCCCCAGAGCCTGCGCGATGCAGCCGTCGTCATTGATGGCGATTGCATCGCCGCCATAAAGCCCGCCTCCGAGCTTGCATCGGATATCCCCGTGGAGGACCTGGGCGATCTTGCGCTGCTACCCGGCCTCGTCGATACCCATGTTCACATCAACGAACCCGGCCGCACGGAGTGGGAAGGATTCGCCACGGCCACACGCGCGGCGGCAGCGGGAGGCTTTACGACGATCGTCGACATGCCGCTGAACTGCCTGCCCGAGACAACGGACGTAGGCGCCCTGGAGACGAAGCGCGAGGCTGCTCACGGACAGTGCCTGGTCGACTACGCGCTCTGGGGCGGCGCGGTCGACGGCAACCAGCACGAGCTCGAACCGCTGGCTCTGGCCGGGGTGCCCGGCTTCAAGAGCTTCCTGATCTATCCCGGCTGCGACGGCTTTACCGCCATCGACCGTGCCAACCTGGAGCTCGCTCTTCCGCTCATCGTCCGCACCGGGCTGCCGCTGCTGGTGCACGCCGAGCTTGAGCCTTCCATCAACGCCGCCGTGGCGCACCTCAACGCCAGCGGAGCCGACTGGCACCGGTACGCTACCTATCTCGCCTCGCGCCCGGATGAGGCAGAGCTCGAAGCGATCGAGATGCTGCTCAAGCTCTGCCGGACCTACAGGTTCCGCCTGCACATCGTGCATCTCTCCACCGCGAAGGCCCTGCCGATGCTGGCGGTGGCCAGGCGCGAGGGCCTTCCGGTGACGGTGGAGACGTGCCCGCACTATCTCCACTGCGCTGCTGAAGAGATCGCCGATGGAGCCACACTGTTCAAGTGCGCCCCGCCGATTCGCAGCGCGGCCAATCGTGAGGCGCTGTGGCAGGCCCTGCGTGAGGGGACGATCGACCTGATCGCAACCGACCACTCCCCATGCCCGCCCGCCATGAAGCGGCTTGAGGCGACACAGCTCGGCGAAGAGACCGGGCGGTTCGACGAGGCCTGGGGCGGCATCGCGTCGCTGTCGATCGCATTGCCCCTGCTCTGGACACAGTGCGAGCGGCGCAGTCTCTCGCTGCGACAACTGACCGAGTGGACCTCGGCAGCACCGGCACGGCTCGCGGGACTGAGTACCGAGGTCGGCTCCATCGAGCCGGGCAAGCATGCGAACCTCGTTGCCTTCGACACGGCTGCAAGCTTCACTGTTGTGCCGGAGCTGCTGCACTATCGCCATGCGATCTCGCCCTACATGGGCGAGACTCTGCGCGGTGTCGTGCGCTCCACCTGGCTGCGTGGGGAGCGCGTATTCCAGCGGAACGATTCCGGGCCGAGTGAGTTCCCTGCCACAGCACGCGGGCGCGAGTACGCGCTATCCTGTTCCCTTACCTAG
- the hmgA gene encoding homogentisate 1,2-dioxygenase: MSNLHYQSGFGNEFATEAHPGGLPVGQNAPQHAPLGLYTEQLSGSPFTAPRHLNRRTWTYRIRPSVMHPPYARLSNGLVRSTPFNEVETTPSQLRWDPIPLPTQPTDFLDGLTTLAGNGDLSMHSGVAIHLYAANKSMTDRFFYSADGELLFVPQLGGLRLHTELGILNIDNGEIAVIPRGIKFRVELTGKEARGYVLENFGQPLRLPDLGPIGANGLANSRDFLTPVAAYDDRDGAKFEVVAKFLGNLWVSEFDHSPLDVVAWHGNYAPYKYDLRLFNCINTVSFDHPDPSIFTVLTSPSELPGTANVDFVIFPPRWMVAEHTFRPPWFHRNFMNEFMGLVQGQYDAKAEGFVPGGASLHNCMSGHGPDAETFERASHTELKPVKLDGTLAFMFETRFACRPTKFAMDTAMLQHEYYECWQGLKKNFENGK; encoded by the coding sequence ATGAGCAACCTGCACTATCAATCCGGCTTCGGCAATGAGTTTGCGACCGAGGCTCACCCCGGCGGTCTTCCCGTAGGCCAGAACGCGCCACAGCATGCGCCACTCGGCCTCTACACCGAGCAGTTGAGCGGGAGCCCCTTTACCGCGCCACGGCACCTCAACCGCCGCACCTGGACCTATCGCATACGGCCCTCGGTGATGCATCCCCCCTATGCTCGTCTCTCCAACGGGCTCGTGCGTTCGACGCCGTTCAACGAGGTCGAGACGACGCCCAGCCAACTGCGCTGGGACCCCATTCCCCTCCCCACTCAGCCGACGGACTTTCTCGATGGGCTGACGACACTGGCGGGCAACGGCGATCTCTCAATGCATTCCGGCGTCGCGATCCATCTGTATGCAGCGAACAAGAGCATGACGGACCGCTTCTTCTACTCCGCGGATGGCGAACTGCTCTTTGTGCCGCAGCTCGGCGGTCTGCGGCTGCACACCGAGCTTGGCATCCTCAACATCGATAACGGCGAGATCGCGGTCATCCCGCGCGGGATCAAGTTTCGGGTTGAACTAACAGGCAAAGAAGCGCGAGGATACGTGCTGGAAAACTTCGGACAGCCGCTGCGTCTGCCCGACCTCGGCCCCATCGGTGCGAACGGCCTTGCGAACTCGCGCGACTTCCTCACCCCGGTCGCGGCGTACGACGACCGCGACGGTGCGAAGTTTGAGGTAGTCGCCAAGTTCCTCGGCAACCTGTGGGTGTCGGAGTTCGACCACTCTCCGCTGGATGTCGTCGCGTGGCACGGCAACTATGCCCCGTACAAATACGATCTGCGACTCTTCAACTGCATCAACACGGTGAGCTTCGACCATCCGGACCCTTCGATCTTCACGGTGCTGACCTCTCCGAGCGAACTACCCGGGACGGCGAACGTTGACTTCGTAATCTTCCCGCCGCGCTGGATGGTGGCCGAGCATACCTTTCGTCCGCCCTGGTTCCATCGCAACTTCATGAACGAGTTCATGGGCCTGGTGCAGGGCCAGTACGACGCCAAGGCCGAGGGCTTCGTCCCCGGCGGCGCTTCACTGCACAACTGCATGTCCGGCCACGGACCGGATGCGGAGACCTTCGAGCGCGCGAGCCACACGGAGCTGAAGCCGGTGAAACTCGACGGCACGCTGGCCTTCATGTTCGAGACCCGCTTCGCCTGCCGCCCGACAAAGTTCGCCATGGACACAGCCATGCTGCAGCACGAGTACTACGAGTGCTGGCAGGGGCTGAAGAAGAACTTTGAGAATGGGAAATAG